The genomic segment GGCCGCGGCGACCTGGCCGCGCGTGTCGACGAGAGCGGCAGCGACGAGGTGGCCTTCCTGGCGCGGCGCTTCAACCATGCCGCGGAGCGCGTCGAGACGCTTCTGAAAAGCCACAAGTCGCTGCTGGCGAACGCGTCGCACGAGCTGCGCTCCCCGCTGGCCCGCATCCGCATGGCGCTCGAACTGCTCGACGGCGCGCCCACGCCGGTTCAAAGGCAGGAACTGCTGCGCAACATCGGTGAACTGGACCAGCTGGTCGACGAGATCCTGCTGGCCAGCCGCCTGGACGCGCGCGAAACCGATATCGGCACCTTCGAACCGGTGGACCTGACCGGCCTGGCGGCCGAGGAATGCGCGCGCGCCGGCGCCGAGCTGTCAGCGCTTCCGGGCACCGACAACCTGACGGTGAACGGCGTGGCCAAGCTGCTGCGCCGCGCCATCCGCAACCTGCTGGAGAACGCCCGCCGCTACGCCGAAGGCCCGGCCGAGGTCGACGTTCGGCGCGAGGGCAAGCACGCCGTGCTGCGCGTCAGCGACCGCGGCCCGGGCGTGCCGCCGGAGCAGTGCGAACGCATCTTCGAGCCGTTCTACCGCCTGCCCGGCGCCAGCGAGCGCGAAGGCGGCGTGGGCCTGGGCCTCGCCCTGGTGCGCTCGATCGCGTCGCGCCACCACGGCACGGTGCATTGCGAGGCACGCGACGGCGGCGGCGCCTGCTTCGTGCTGCGGCTGCCGCTCTAGAGCGGGAAAGGCGTCAGCGCGTCGCCGGCGCTGGCTTGGGCGGGCGTGTGGGCCACGTTCATCAGCCAGTTCACCATGACGAAGTAGCCGACCAGCGTGGTGAGCTCCACCACGCCCTGCTCACCGAAGCCGCGCACGGCACGCTCGTAGGTCGGTTCGCTGCTGCCGTTCGTGCGGAGCAGTTCCATCGCGAAGTCCAGCGCCAGGGCTTCGTCTTCCTTCAGGCCGGACGTGGGCCGCGCGCCCTGCCGCAGCACGTCGATCGCGCCCGCGTCCACGCCCGCCTTGACCGCGAGCGGCGCATGCACGTGCCACTCGAACTGATTGCCCACATGGCGCGCCGCGGCGCAGGTGACCAGCTCGCGGACGCGCGCCTCCAGCGCGCTCTCGAAGCGCAGGTACTCGCCGACCTTGCCGACGCGCTCCAGCAGCACGGGGCTGCGCATGAGCGGAAGGAAGGGGCCGAACACGCCCTTGCGCGGCCCATCGATCAGCGCCTGCGCGGCCGCGCGTTGCTGCGGCGTCATGGATTCCATCGGCGGCAAGGGCATCCGCTCGCGCCACGGCTGGGCCGAGCCCTGGCGAAGTGCTTCGGGGACAGGTGGGCTATCGGGCATGGGAGGTCTCCTGCAAACGGGTGGATGAAGCCGCGGACGCGCGCCAGAGCCAGATCGCGCTGGCGAACAGGGTCAGCGCGCCGGCCTGCAAGGACAGCGACAGGCCGTGCCCGGGCGAGGCACGCAGCAGCAGCGACGACAGCACCGGACCCGCGATCTGGCCCAGCGCGAAGGCGGCCGTCATGCGGCCGACCAGCGCGGTGGCATCGCCCTGGGCCCGCGCGCGGATCTCCTGCACACCCGCCAGCGTCACGACCATGAAGGTGCCGCCCACCAGCAGCGCGGACAGCGCGATCGTCCAGCCGTTTCGCCACAGGCTGGGCAGCAGGACGCCCAGGCCCATCAACAGGTGCGATGCGGCCCAGACCTGCACGCGCGAGGCACG from the Ramlibacter henchirensis genome contains:
- a CDS encoding sensor histidine kinase, giving the protein MTLRFPLYLRIWLAVIVAVALLTLAFGALWELYRDQVRSEQAQSVREIIIRDDAGQVLGQGPVSRTNRGPGQGFEVDVTLKDGRKLTVQMPPRQRRPGEGPAGMRPYLPRGPTGLFWLLGIVALAMVVGSYPIIRRLTLRLENLRAGVERWGRGDLAARVDESGSDEVAFLARRFNHAAERVETLLKSHKSLLANASHELRSPLARIRMALELLDGAPTPVQRQELLRNIGELDQLVDEILLASRLDARETDIGTFEPVDLTGLAAEECARAGAELSALPGTDNLTVNGVAKLLRRAIRNLLENARRYAEGPAEVDVRREGKHAVLRVSDRGPGVPPEQCERIFEPFYRLPGASEREGGVGLGLALVRSIASRHHGTVHCEARDGGGACFVLRLPL
- a CDS encoding carboxymuconolactone decarboxylase family protein, producing MPDSPPVPEALRQGSAQPWRERMPLPPMESMTPQQRAAAQALIDGPRKGVFGPFLPLMRSPVLLERVGKVGEYLRFESALEARVRELVTCAAARHVGNQFEWHVHAPLAVKAGVDAGAIDVLRQGARPTSGLKEDEALALDFAMELLRTNGSSEPTYERAVRGFGEQGVVELTTLVGYFVMVNWLMNVAHTPAQASAGDALTPFPL